One genomic region from Strix uralensis isolate ZFMK-TIS-50842 chromosome 19, bStrUra1, whole genome shotgun sequence encodes:
- the PRKAR1A gene encoding cAMP-dependent protein kinase type I-alpha regulatory subunit translates to MAASSSSSSEEERSLRECELYVQKHNIQQLLKDCIVQLCTVRPERPMGFLREYFERLEKEETKQLLNQQKSGSRSDSREDEISPPPPLNPVVKGRRRRGAISAEVYTEEDAASYVRKVIPKDYKTMAALAKAIEKNVLFAHLDDNERSDIFDAMFPVTYIAGETVIQQGDEGDNFYVVDQGEMDVYVNNEWATSVGEGGSFGELALIYGTPRAATVKAKTNVKLWGIDRDSYRRILMGSTLRKRKMYEEFLSKVSILESLDKWERLTVADALEPVQFEDGQKIVVQGEPGDEFFIILEGTAAVLQRRSENEEFVEVGRLAPSDYFGEIALLMNRPRAATVVARGLLKCVKLDRPRFERVLGPCSDILKRNIQQYNSFVSLSV, encoded by the exons aTGGCAGcttctagcagcagcagcagcgaggagGAGCGTAGTCTTCGGGAATGTGAACTTTACGTCCAAAAACACAACATCCAGCAACTTCTGAAGGATTGCATTGTACAGTTATGCACCGTGAGACCTGAAAGACCCATGGGATTCCTCAGAGAATACTTTGAAAGATTGGAGAAG GAGGAAACAAAACAGTTGTTGAATCAACAGAAGTCTGGTTCACGCTCAGACTCACGGGAGGATgaaatctctcctcctcctcccctgaaCCCTGTGGTTAAGGGTCGAAGAAGGCGTGGGGCCATCAGTGCAGAAGTCTATACAGAAGAGGATGCTGCGTCGTATGTTAGAAAG GTTATTCCAAAAGATTACAAGACTATGGCTGCTTTGGCAAAAGCTATTGAGAAGAACGTGCTGTTTGCCCATCTTGATGATAATGAAAGAAG TGACATCTTTGATGCAATGTTCCCCGTCACTTACATTGCAGGAGAGACTGTCATACAGCAAG gtGATGAAGGTGATAACTTCTATGTTGTTGATCAAGGAGAAATGGAT GTTTATGTGAACAACGAGTGGGCCACCAGCGTCGGGGAGGGTGGAAGCTTTGGAGAACTTGCCCTTATATATGGAACTCCCCGTGCTGCAACTGTCAAAGCGAAGACGAATGTGAAGTTGTGGGGCATTGATAGAGATAGCTACCGAAGGATCCTGATG gGGAGTACTttgagaaagaggaagatgtATGAGGAATTCCTTAGTAAAGTATCGATATTGG AATCTCTGGACAAGTGGGAGCGTCTCACTGTAGCTGATGCATTGGAACCGGTACAGTTTGAGGATGGGCAAAAGATTGTGGTCCAGGGAGAGCCAGGAGATGAGTTCTTCATTATCCTGGAG GGCACAGCTGCAGTGTTACAGCGTCgatcagaaaatgaagaatttgttGAAGTGGGCAGACTGGCACCTTCTGATTATTTTG GTGAAATAGCTCTGTTGATGAACCGTCCCCGTGCTGCCACAGTTGTTGCTCGTGGCCTGTTGAAATGTGTAAAGCTTGATCGACCCCGATTTGAACGCGTCCTGGGTCCGTGCTCGGATATTCTCAAGCGAAACATCCAGCAGTACAACAGTTTTGTATCGCTGTCTGTCTGA